The DNA sequence GCGACCGGGCCAACGCCACCATGTTGATGATCATCGGAGCGAATGTCCTCGCTCGTCAGTTGCTTCCCGATGAGCAGGCGGAGGCGGTTATCAAATATTTGCCAGAGCTTCTGGCAGGGCCGGGTGGAAGTCCCGAAACCGCGGACCCTACTGGTTAGCCACCGGAATCTTCCTGACGGTAAAGCCGGGCGAGGTGACGGTTGCCCGGTTACTGTCGGAGGATGCGCAGGGCCGCACGACTCCTCGCCGCCGTCATCGCCGCGGTTGTCTTCAGTGGTTGCGGCAGCGCCAATCCCCTGGGCGGAGGACCGCTTTCGGGCGATCTCAATACGCTGATCGTCGGCTCGGCCGACTTCCCCGAATCGAAGATCGTGGCCGAGCTGTATGCACAGATATTGCAGACCAACGGCTTTCACATCACCAAACAGCTGGGCATCGGTAGCCGCGAGACATACATCCCGGCGGTCAAGGACCATTCGATCGACCTCATCGCCGATTACACCGGAAATCTGCTGCGCTACTTCGATCCGGATGCCACCGCCACCAAGCCCGACGACGTCGAGCTGGCGTTGCTGCGCACGCTCGACGGCGATCTGGACATGCTGTCTCCCTCGCCGGCCTCGGACGCGGACACACTGTGTGTCACTCGGGCCACCGCCGACGCCTGGAATCTGCACTCCATCGCCGATCTTGCGGCGCACTCAGAGGAGGTAAAGGTCGGTGCGCCCTCGGAGTTCCTGCACCGCAGTGTCGGCCTGGCCGGACTCAAGGCGAACTACGGCCTGGACATCCCGGAGTCGCGCTTCGTGGCCATCAGCGATGGTGGAGGACCGGCGACGGTCAGGGCGCTAGTGGACGGAACGATCACCGCGGCCAACATATTCAGCACCTCGCCGGCCATCGCCGAGCATGATCTGGTGGTGTTGGACGATCCGAAATTCACGTTTCCGGCCGGCAATCTGGTGCCGTTGGTCAACGCGCAGAAGAAATCTGAGAAGTTGAAGAAGGTGCTCGACGCACTCTCCGCACGGTTGACCACCGGGGATCTCATCGCGCTCAACGCCGCGGTGTCCGGCAACAGCGGTGTCGACCCCAAGGAGGCTGCGCAGAAGTGGTTGACGGACAAGGGTTTCGACAAACCGATGGGGAACTGATCGCGTGATCACCTTCGAAAATGTCACCAAGAAGTACCCCGACGGGACGACCGCGGTCGACGATCTCACCATGCACGTCGACAAGGGTTCATTCACGGTGTTCGTGGGGCCATCCGGATGCGGCAAGACCACCTCGATGCGGATGATCAACAGGATGACCGACCTCACTTCGGGTGTTCTCATCGTCGACGGAGCCGACGTCAGGACGGTGGATCCGGTCAAACTGCGGCTGGGTATCGGGTACGTCATCCAGAACGCGGGCTTGATGCCGCATCAGCGTGTGGTCGACAACGTGGCGACAGTGCCGGTGTTGCGCGGTGAATCCCGGCGTGCCGCACGCAAGGCCGCGCTCGACGTTTTGGAACGGGTGGGGCTCGATCCAAAACTGGCCAGCCGGTACCCGGCGCAGCTCTCGGGAGGCCAGCAACAACGTGTCGGAGTGGCGCGTGCACTTGCTGCCGACCCGCCGATCCTGCTGATGGACGAACCCTTCAGTGCCGTCGACCCGAATGTGCGTGATGACCTGCAGGCCGAGATGCAGCGCCTCCAGGCCGAGCTCAATAAGACCATCGTCTTTGTCACACACGATATCGACGAGGCCGTCAAGCTTGGAGACAAGGTGGCAGTCTTCGGCCCCGGCGGGGTACTGCAGCAGTATGACGAGCCTGAGCGGGTGTTATCCAACCCGGCAAGCGATTTCGTTGCCGGGTTCATCGGCCGTGATCGGGGCTATCGGAGCCTGCAGTTCCGTGAGGCGGGGGAGCTGCCGCTGTACGAGATCAGGCAGATCTTTGAAACAGAGGTCCGTGACCTCATCATCGCCCCGCGTAGCTGGGTGCTGGTCTGCAATCCCGATGGCACGCCATTCGGCTGGATGGACGATGCCGGGGCGGAGGTCTACCGGTCGGGAAAATCTTTATACGACAGTGTGATAGCGGGAGGATCATTGTTCGGTCCGGACGGGACACTGCGGCAGGCCCTCGATGCCGCGCTGTCCTCACCGTCGGGACTGGGCGTGGCCACCGACGAGGACGGCCGCGTACGCGGCGGTGTTCGTGGGGACGATGTTCTCATCGCGCTGGATCGGCAACGCCGTACCGGGCAGCGGTGAGATGCGGTATCTCTTCACCCATCTCGGCGACGCCTGGCAGCTCTCGCTGATCCACATGCGGCTGTCGCTGGTGCCCATCCTCATCGGGTTGGCCATCGCGATTCCTTGTGGCGCACTGATTCACCGGCACCGGACCATGCGGCGGGTCACCACGGTGATCGCCAGCATCGTGTTCACCATCCCGTCGCTGGCGTTGTTCGTGGCATTACCCCTCATCATTCCCACCCGGATACTTGACGAGGCGAATGTGATGGTGGCGCTGACGCTGTATACCACCGCGCTGCTGATCCGTGCCGTACCCGAGGCGCTCGACGCCATTGCCCCGCAGGTGCGTGACGCGGCCACCGCGGTGGGGTATCGCCCATTGGCCCGCCTGGTCAGGGTCGAGCTGCCACTGTCCATACCGGTGCTGGTGGCAGGTTTGAGAGTCGTTGCCGTCACCAATATTTCGATGGTTTCGGTGGGCTCGGTGATCGGTATCGGCGGCCTGGGCACCTGGTTCACCGAGGGCTACCAGGCGAACAAGAGCAGTCAGATCGTCGCCGGGATCATCGCGATCTTTCTGCTGGCCGTCGTCGTGGATTCACTCCTGGTGGTTCTCGGTCGTGCTGCGACGCCGTGGACGAGAGCGACGAAAGCTGTTGGTGCAGTGTGAATTTTCTCTCCGATGCGCTCGGCTACATATTCACCGCGTCCCATTGGACGGGCAACAGCGGGCTGGGCATGCGGATTGGTGAGCACCTGCAGTACACCGCGATCGCCCTGCTGGCCGCGGTCGTCATCGCGGTGCCGATAGGTCTGATCATCGGGCACACCGGTCGCGGTACGTTTCTGGTAGTCAGCGCGGTGAATGCGCTGCGTGCGCTGCCGACACTGGGTGTGCTGCTGTTGGGTGTGCTGCTGTGGGGCCTGGGTCTGGTTCCGCCGACCGTCGCGTTGCTGCTGCTGGGGGTGCCTCCCCTGCTGGCGGGAACCTACTCCGGGATCGCGAATGTGGACCGCACGGTGGTGGAGGCGGCACGGGCCATGGGGATGACAGAGCGCCAGGTGCTGTTCGGTGTCGAGGTACCCAACGCATTACCGCTCATCCTGTCGGGCCTGCGGACCGCGACCCTGCAGATCGTCGCGACCGCGACCGTCGCCGCCTACGCCAGCCTCGGCGGACTCGGCCGATACCTCATCGACGGCATCAAGGTCCGGCAGTTCCACCTGGCGT is a window from the Mycobacteroides salmoniphilum genome containing:
- a CDS encoding ABC transporter substrate-binding protein; this encodes MRRAARLLAAVIAAVVFSGCGSANPLGGGPLSGDLNTLIVGSADFPESKIVAELYAQILQTNGFHITKQLGIGSRETYIPAVKDHSIDLIADYTGNLLRYFDPDATATKPDDVELALLRTLDGDLDMLSPSPASDADTLCVTRATADAWNLHSIADLAAHSEEVKVGAPSEFLHRSVGLAGLKANYGLDIPESRFVAISDGGGPATVRALVDGTITAANIFSTSPAIAEHDLVVLDDPKFTFPAGNLVPLVNAQKKSEKLKKVLDALSARLTTGDLIALNAAVSGNSGVDPKEAAQKWLTDKGFDKPMGN
- a CDS encoding ABC transporter ATP-binding protein, whose amino-acid sequence is MITFENVTKKYPDGTTAVDDLTMHVDKGSFTVFVGPSGCGKTTSMRMINRMTDLTSGVLIVDGADVRTVDPVKLRLGIGYVIQNAGLMPHQRVVDNVATVPVLRGESRRAARKAALDVLERVGLDPKLASRYPAQLSGGQQQRVGVARALAADPPILLMDEPFSAVDPNVRDDLQAEMQRLQAELNKTIVFVTHDIDEAVKLGDKVAVFGPGGVLQQYDEPERVLSNPASDFVAGFIGRDRGYRSLQFREAGELPLYEIRQIFETEVRDLIIAPRSWVLVCNPDGTPFGWMDDAGAEVYRSGKSLYDSVIAGGSLFGPDGTLRQALDAALSSPSGLGVATDEDGRVRGGVRGDDVLIALDRQRRTGQR
- a CDS encoding ABC transporter permease; the encoded protein is MRYLFTHLGDAWQLSLIHMRLSLVPILIGLAIAIPCGALIHRHRTMRRVTTVIASIVFTIPSLALFVALPLIIPTRILDEANVMVALTLYTTALLIRAVPEALDAIAPQVRDAATAVGYRPLARLVRVELPLSIPVLVAGLRVVAVTNISMVSVGSVIGIGGLGTWFTEGYQANKSSQIVAGIIAIFLLAVVVDSLLVVLGRAATPWTRATKAVGAV
- a CDS encoding ABC transporter permease; translation: MNFLSDALGYIFTASHWTGNSGLGMRIGEHLQYTAIALLAAVVIAVPIGLIIGHTGRGTFLVVSAVNALRALPTLGVLLLGVLLWGLGLVPPTVALLLLGVPPLLAGTYSGIANVDRTVVEAARAMGMTERQVLFGVEVPNALPLILSGLRTATLQIVATATVAAYASLGGLGRYLIDGIKVRQFHLALVGALLVTALALLLDAVLAFAVWLSAPGTGRLRPAPRELTDGSGAGDTGVERQVESRRHTAAQP